From a region of the Rhinatrema bivittatum chromosome 15, aRhiBiv1.1, whole genome shotgun sequence genome:
- the LOC115076773 gene encoding uncharacterized protein LOC115076773 isoform X1, with translation MACARETRSWDLLLLLCVLRVGAEEQQTEVVGTVGESAVLHCFFKLPPNFPLDRLRVYWQTPDDKVVYALLSGANGDEFQASEYQGRARLWQEKLQEGDFSLLLSNLRLDDSQTYRCIVLMNETKFEMKDQSSITLSVGASYRQPNQSSPELSEVEFGEEVTFNCSSSKGYPEPKVHWTDAFKSSLPPHSVSFERDLDHFSVFSMLRLNATSDLNLSCIIENQLLQENVTARQYPLPTPHHGPLLDLFLWHLHLSWLTPPRGPLPGLPPTQDRSTASPHRGQLPNLRHLQVSHQGQGSLPPPLRGSLPDLRPPCTLQRLRIITCSLFLSLAPETGSRLSTPAPQAFYCCCTIKLLFLCPSVSEQAYHCESLQGSALWEVSFSHSDQGPTSSCQNHNSQLLKCLSINYKIYADDIQFVVPSKSSWSDTLAFVSL, from the exons ATCCTGGGATTTATTGCTGCTTCTGTGTGTCCTCCGAGTTG GTGCCGAGGAGCAGCAGACAGAAGTGGTGGGCACCGTCGGGGAGTCAGCAGTGCTCCACTGTTTTTTCAAGCTGCCCCCGAACTTCCCGCTGGACCGGCTGCGGGTGTACTGGCAGACTCCGGATGACAAAGTGGTGTACGCGCTGCTCTCGGGGGCTAACGGCGACGAGTTCCAAGCCTCTGAGTACCAGGGCAGGGCCCGGCTCTGGCAGGAGAAGCTGCAGGAAGGGGATTTCTCTCTGCTGCTCTCCAACCTCCGCCTCGATGATAGCCAAACCTACAGGTGCATCGTGCTGATGAACGAGACCAAATTCGAAATGAAGGACCAGAGTTCCATCACCCTGAGCGTGGGAG CCAGTTACAGGCAGCCAAATCAAAGCAGCCCTGAGCTGAGTGAAGTGGAGTTTGGTGAAGAGGTGACTTTCAACTGCAGCTCCAGCAAAGGCTATCCAGAGCCAAAAGTTCACTGGACAGATGCCTTTAAAAGCAGCCTCCCGCCTCATTCAGTCTCCTTCGAAAGAGACCTTGACCACTTCAGCGTTTTCAGCATGCTCAGGCTGAATGCAACCTCTGACCTGAATCTCAGCTGCATTATAGAGAACCAGCTTCTGCAGGAGAACGTCACAGCCAGGCAAT ATCCTCTGCCTACCCCACAtcacggaccactactggatctattCCTGTGGCACCTCCATCTTTCCTGGCTTACCCCGCCTCGTGGACCATTACCAGGACTACCTCCAACTCAGGATCGATCCACGGCTTCCCCGCATCGCGGACAACTACCCAATCTACGACATCTGCAAGTATCACATCAGGGCCAGGGTTCTCTGCCTCCCCCGCTTCGCGGATCACTACCAGATCTAAGGCCCCCTTGCACTTTGCAGAGACTGAGAATTATCACCTGCAGCCTCTTCTTGAGTCTGGCTCCAGAGACTGGTTCCAGATTATCCACACCCGCTCCGCAGGCCTTCTActgttgctgtacaataaagttgcTATTCCTGTGTCCATCTGTCTCTGAACAAGCCTATCACTGTGAGTCCCTGCAGGGttctgccctgtgggaggtgtcatTCTCTCAcagtgaccaagggcccacaTCCTCATGTCAAAACCACAACAGCCAACTTCTCAAATGTCTCAgcataaattacaaaatatatgctgatgatattcaatttgttGTCCCTTCTAAATCATCCTGGTCTGATACTCTAGCCTTTGTTTCCTTATAA